DNA from Agathobaculum sp. NTUH-O15-33:
TAGAGATCCCCAGCAGGATATCGCCTTCCCTGCCATAACTCAAGACCTGCTGTGCAAATGCCATTTCCGCGGAATTATCGTTTGTATAGGCGGTCATCAACGCAGTCTCACTGACAAGGGAAATGGCCGGCACCGCTCGCTGCAGGTGCGCGATCATGGCTTCCGCATGCTCAGGATAGGCACTTCTCAGCTTTTTCTGCATATCCGCATCCAACGGTCGATCCAACATGAAGGTCTTCATAAGTTCGCCAACGATATGCTCACTATCCGACGCGCTGCCGCCGTTGCCGCACACCAGCAGCTTGCCGCCAGAGGAAAAGCAGGCCAGTAAGGATTCAATAGCTGCTTCGATCTCCGCTTTACACGCGCACAAGACCGGGTATCTTTCCAGTAAATTGCAGTATATTATTCTTGTCGTATTTCGCATCAGCGTTTTCCCCTCTCAGTACAGCGTCCACGCCTGCGTTCCCAGCTCCGTAAAGCTAGTGACCATCACCCGTCCGTCTGTTTTCTTCAGCTCGTCCACCAGCTCATAACGACGAATGGGATCACAGATGATCATCATAAATCCGCCGCCGCCCGCGCCGCTGATCTTGGCGGCCTTGCCGCCGTGCGCCATCACAAAAGAATATGCCTCTTCGATCTTCGGATTGCTGATAATGGCGGAGGTCTTTTTCTTGGCCTCCCATCCACGATGCAGGCATTCCGCAAAGCCATCAAAATCGCCTTTCAAAACACATTCCTTCATCCGCGCAGCTTGCGCTTTCAGTTCGTGCATCCCTTCCAGAGATTTTTCGTTTTTCTGACAACTCACCTGTTCCTCAATGATCTTTGCGCTGTCCCGCGAGGTGCCCGTATAATACAGAACCAGAGAGTTTTCCAGCTCGTTTTTGATCCAGCGCTTGATGCGCAACGGATTGACGATCACCCGATTATCTGCAAAAAATTCCATATAGTTTAGTCCGCCGAAGGTTGCGGCATACTGATCCTGCTTGCCGCCGGACAGCCCCAGATCCTTTCGCTCGATCTGGTAGGCCAGCGCCGCTATATCGTACTCACCCAGCGGTAAGTTCAGCCACTCCATGTAGCCTTTCAAAATGGCCACGACCATAGTCGAGGACGATCCCAAACCGCTACCCGCTGGTGCATCAGAATAAGTAGTCATACGAAAAGATAAAGGATTACCACTACAAAAATCTCGCACTACACGGTTGTACGCCCCCCGATGCAACGAAAGCTGTCCTTCAATATCCAGCGCTTCCACGGCAGGCAGCCGAACCCGTTCGCCGCGGTCAGCGGCATAAAACTCCACAAAGCCGTCATCTGTTGGTTCGATCGTGCAATAGGCATACATATCTATTGTGACGTTCAGCACCACGCCACCATATTGTTCGCAGTACGGGGAAACGTCGGTGCCGCCCCCGGCAAGGCCCAGCCGCAAAGGGGCTTTGGAACGAATAATCACGTTTTGTCTCCTTACTCCATATCAAAATCAGGCCCTACGATTTGCCTTGCGTTTTCTGGAGAAAATTTTTCCCGAATATAACGGTAGGACGCCGCACTTCGGGCAGTCAATTCTTCCCCGTTCTGATACAGTGAGGCGGCCTTCTGTGCAAATTCCTCCGCACTGTCCGCAACGGTGAGGATCGAGTCCGCGCCCGAAATACCTTCCGCACCCACCGATGTCGTTACGACCGGCATACCGTAGCGCATCGCTTCCACCACCTTACCCTTGATTCCCGCGCCGTAACGCAGCGGCACCAGATCCAAACGGCATGCGCTGTAATACCGCTCCAACTCCTCATCTGTGACAAATCCCATAATGCGCAAATGCTCACTTTCCAGAGTTTTTACTTCGTCGGGCGGGTTGGAACCCAGAATATAAACGGTCAGCTCTGGCAGCCGCTTGAGCAGATGGGGCATAACCTCTGTTGCCAGCCACTTCACCGCGTCCACGTTGGGACGATGCCCAAAACCACCGATAAACATTGCATCCCGCCGCATTTCTGCGTGATAAGGCTGCGCTTCCACACCGGAAAACAGATAGGCTGGAATCGCCTTTACATTGACATCCGGTGCAAGCTGCTGTATTTCTTCTTTCTCAATATAAGAGGGATAATAGGCGACATCCGCCTTGCGCATCAGCGCAAGCTCCTTCTGCTTCCACTTCTCAGAGGACGCAAGAAGTCCTGCGTCTCCGGTCAGCTCATACTCTCGCCGCTCCCGCAGAAAGTGCAGATCATGGCCGTAGTAAATGATTCTGGCGTTTGTATGCTTTCGAATCTCCTCAATATAATTTGCGGCAATATGCGGCCGGTTCAAAAAGGCATAGCCAATGTTCGCACCGTTCTCCTTCAGCCAATCCTTCCAGTGCTTTGCATAATAGGGGCCAATTAAAACCTCGACGCCAAGCTGCTGCAAGGTCTGTGTATAAGGCTGATGCGGGTAAAAATTATCCCCAATGAATTTCACATTGTAGCCCATATTCACAAATAGCTTGATATATTGAAACACCGTGCGGCTGCCCGCGTCTTTATCATACATAGGCACATAATGATCGACCATTAGCAGCGTCTTTTTATTTCTGCTCCGATCCCGGGCGAGAAAGACATTTTGTCCGTTAGGGAAATTCTCCTCTTCCAGAACATTCTTCCACTTCTCGTAAAACCTTTTCTGGTTTGTCACCTGATAGGCTTTTTGCCCGTTGGCGGTATCCGTGCCGTTCGACACTCCCTCAAAGTGAACTACCACGGAAAGAGGCTGATAGAGCACCTGATAGCCGCGGCGACGCACTTCAAAGGCTAGATCGCTGTCCTCGCAGTAGGCAGGCGCGAAACGGTCGTCAAAACCGCCAATTTTTTTCCCACAGCGCACGCCGAATCATGATGGAGGCGCCCGAAATATAATCCGCCTCTTTCACATAGTTATATTCCGGAAGCGCTGGGTCCGAACGATTGCCGTAGTTCCACGCACTGCCGTCACGCCATAGAATCCCGCCGGCCTCCTGCAACCGCCCGTCCGGATACACCAGTTTAGAGCCTATCAGGCCAATTGAGTCATCTGCATTCATCAAATCTAATAATGGCTGAAGCCAGTTTTCCTG
Protein-coding regions in this window:
- a CDS encoding D-sedoheptulose-7-phosphate isomerase produces the protein MRNTTRIIYCNLLERYPVLCACKAEIEAAIESLLACFSSGGKLLVCGNGGSASDSEHIVGELMKTFMLDRPLDADMQKKLRSAYPEHAEAMIAHLQRAVPAISLVSETALMTAYTNDNSAEMAFAQQVLSYGREGDILLGISTSGNSANILNAARIARIQGVTTIALTGQSGGKVKSLSDICICAPSDITYQIQEYHLPIYHCLCACVENELFGVDT
- a CDS encoding GHMP family kinase ATP-binding protein: MIIRSKAPLRLGLAGGGTDVSPYCEQYGGVVLNVTIDMYAYCTIEPTDDGFVEFYAADRGERVRLPAVEALDIEGQLSLHRGAYNRVVRDFCSGNPLSFRMTTYSDAPAGSGLGSSSTMVVAILKGYMEWLNLPLGEYDIAALAYQIERKDLGLSGGKQDQYAATFGGLNYMEFFADNRVIVNPLRIKRWIKNELENSLVLYYTGTSRDSAKIIEEQVSCQKNEKSLEGMHELKAQAARMKECVLKGDFDGFAECLHRGWEAKKKTSAIISNPKIEEAYSFVMAHGGKAAKISGAGGGGFMMIICDPIRRYELVDELKKTDGRVMVTSFTELGTQAWTLY
- a CDS encoding glycosyltransferase; this translates as MRCGKKIGGFDDRFAPAYCEDSDLAFEVRRRGYQVLYQPLSVVVHFEGVSNGTDTANGQKAYQVTNQKRFYEKWKNVLEEENFPNGQNVFLARDRSRNKKTLLMVDHYVPMYDKDAGSRTVFQYIKLFVNMGYNVKFIGDNFYPHQPYTQTLQQLGVEVLIGPYYAKHWKDWLKENGANIGYAFLNRPHIAANYIEEIRKHTNARIIYYGHDLHFLRERREYELTGDAGLLASSEKWKQKELALMRKADVAYYPSYIEKEEIQQLAPDVNVKAIPAYLFSGVEAQPYHAEMRRDAMFIGGFGHRPNVDAVKWLATEVMPHLLKRLPELTVYILGSNPPDEVKTLESEHLRIMGFVTDEELERYYSACRLDLVPLRYGAGIKGKVVEAMRYGMPVVTTSVGAEGISGADSILTVADSAEEFAQKAASLYQNGEELTARSAASYRYIREKFSPENARQIVGPDFDME